A genomic region of Papaver somniferum cultivar HN1 chromosome 7, ASM357369v1, whole genome shotgun sequence contains the following coding sequences:
- the LOC113296326 gene encoding uncharacterized protein LOC113296326 codes for MSKGFDRLEWPFLLSILSRLGFHADWIKMIEQCISTTNISLLINGSPSATFAPSRGVRQEDPLSPYIFLFVMESLSRFLQQHVDFGHPRGIQINKHCPAINHLFFADDCLLFFQASPTHMRHLQYLLTSFGQASCQVINMQKSTIFFSKHSPPAHKNNIINILQMKCMGLGEKYLGIPLLMHRSRQKNCQGILDNMNSRLRGWHSKLIPQEGKTTHLNSVLSTMGMYQMQVFKLHDTTISHMNRIQRQYWWHNYTNHKSPRVISWDNVSLPKKLGGLGLKNLKNYNSVFLAKLAWNLLHNQDILCARILKGKYFSFHDLRYHPPPLANNGSWIWQSIVHGLHNVLKQAKWQIGNGTTINIWTHNWIPDLNSPLQDWYDLHLSNYQWVSQLIDTSSSQWNVPLLRQLFTSSQVDSILTIPIQLDQQDSLVWPLTAAGIFTTKSTYHHLCESQHSVAVATTLSTKFWLKFWKLHIPYKFQLFLWKIFQNYLPVKTKLFHQNILTSSYCVLYNNNQLESVDHLMYHRPFNAAICRYFIPQLYQDLIIHSITNYLHFHHLTLSNNIVIPVRNNLILDISWQPPPPAFLKINIDASFHPNFNLAEIGILIRDHAGRFVASKGALKRTHNAFQAEAWALVEGMNLAMSHGWHQVIFESDNLNMCRFVQQQHHPPPWRNLPLLKSCINMCNNSSLAWSCNHVYRCCIKAADALAKAVISGVVCSDHVLDVLKDKKKMRVWLRSSSNDNGSMGLSGAVICFAGNGYRTENGRSHYFKASKIHNDICNSNTCETARS; via the exons ATGTCGAAAGGTTTCGACAGATTAGAGTGGCCTTTTTTACTGTCCATTTTATCTCGTCTTGGTTTTCATGCTGATTGGATTAAAATGATAGAGCAGTGCATTTCCACTACAAATATCTCCTTGTTGATTAATGGATCTCCTAGTGCCACTTTTGCTCCTTCAAGAGGTGTTCGTCAGGAGGACCCCTTGTCCCCATATATTTTTCTCTTTGTTATGGAGTCTTTATCTAGATTTCTGCAACAACATGTTGATTTTGGTCATCCAAGAGGTATTCAAATTAACAAACATTGTCCTGCTATTAAccatctgttttttgcagatgactgtttGTTATTTTTTCAAGCTTCTCCAACTCATATGCggcatcttcaatatcttcttactTCTTTTGGTCAAGCATCATGTCAAGTCATCAACATGCAAAAATCAACAATATTCTTTAGTAAGCATTCTCCTCCTGCTCATAAGAACAACATCATTAATATTTTGCAAATGAAATGTATGGGCCTTGGTGAAAAGTATTTGGGAATACCTCTTCTTATGCACAGATCAAGACAGAAAAATTGTCAAGGTATCTTAGATAACATGAATTCTAGACTGCGGGGTTGGCATAGTAAATTGATTCCTCAAGAAGGTAAAACAACTCATCTTAATTCTGTTCTTAGTACTATGGGTATGTATCAGATGCAAGTTTTCAAATTACATGATACAACTATTTCTCACATGAATAGGATTCAGAGACAGTACTGGTGGCATAATTATACTAATCATAAGtctcctcgtgttatttcttGGGACAATGTCAGTTTGCCTAAAAAGCTTGGGGGCCTAGGTTTAAAGAATCTTAAGAACTATAACTCAGTTTTTTTggcgaagttagcttggaatctGTTGCATAACCAGGATATTTTATGTGCTAGGATTTTAAAAGGAAAGTATTTTTCTTTTCATGATTTACGTTATCATCCTCCTCCTCTTGCAAATAATGGTAGTTGGATTTGGCAGAGTATTGTTCATGGTCTTCATAATGTTCTTAAACAGGCAAAATGGCAAATTGGTAATGGtacaacaatcaacatctggacACATAACTGGATTCCAGATTTAAATTCTCCTCTTCAAGACTGGTATGATCTTCATCTCAGTAATTATCAGTGGGTTTCTCAGCTTATTGATACTTCTTCTTCACAGTGGAATGTCCCTTTACTCAGACAATTATTTACTTCTTCTCAAGTTGATTCGATCCTTACAATTCCAATTCAGTTAGATCAACAAGACTCTCTGGTATGGCCTCTCACTGCTGCTGGTATTTTCACAACTAAATCTACTTATCATCATCTTTGTGAAAGTCAACATAGTGTTGCTGTCGCTACTACCTTGTCGACAAAATTCTGGCTGAAGTTCTGGAAGTTGCACATTCCTTATAAGTTTCAACTATTTCTCTGGAAGATTTTTCAGAATTACCTACCTGTCAAGACTAAGTTGTTTCATCAGAATATACTTACATCTTCATATTGTGTTCTCTACAACAACAATCAGCTTGAAAGTGTGGATCATCTAATGTATCATCGCCCTTTTAATGCTGCCATTTGTAGATATTTCATTCCTCAGCTGTATCAAGATTTAA TCATCCATAGCATTACAAATTACTTGCATTTCCATCATCTCACATTATCTAACAATATTGTCATTCCTGTTAGAAATAACCTTATACTTGATATTTCTTGGCAGCCTCCTCCTCCTGCTTTTTTGAAGATTAATATAGATGCTTCATTTCATCCTAATTTTAATTTAGCTGAAATTGGTATCCTAATTCGAGATCATGCAGGACGCTTTGTGGCATCAAAAGGAGCCTTGAAGAGGACTCACAATGCATTTCAAGCAGAGGCATGGGCTCTGGTTGAAGGTATGAATCTGGCTATGTCCCATGGATGGCATCAAGTTATCTTTGAATCAGATAACTTAAATATGTGTAGGTttgttcaacaacaacatcatcctccTCCTTGGAGGAATTTACCTCTTTTGAAGAGTTGTATAAATATGTGTAATAATAGTTCTCTAGCTTGGTCTTGTAATCATGTTTATAGGTGTTGTATTAAAGCAGCTGATGCTTTAGCAAAAGCT GTAATATCTGGAGTTGTTTGCTCGGATCATGTGTTGGATGTactgaaagacaagaagaaaatGAGAGTATGGTTGAGAAGTAGCAGCAACGATAATGGATCTATGGGGTTGTCTGGTGCTGTAATTTGTTTCGCAGGTAATGGATACCGAACAGAGAATGGAAG GAGTCATTACTTCAAAGCTTCAAAAATTCATAACGATATCTGTAACAGTAATACTTGCGAGACAGCACGATCGTGA